A stretch of the Perca flavescens isolate YP-PL-M2 chromosome 10, PFLA_1.0, whole genome shotgun sequence genome encodes the following:
- the LOC114563289 gene encoding uncharacterized protein LOC114563289, producing MILLWVTLLVLHQGYSLVPVTTVRLGEPATFTCALPDRETGRPQLHWYKQSAGETLKLIVTKGKSTKPAYEPEFPESRLEMNNDNNFSNLTILRTIQEDEGMYHCESTDWLTSPVWSGTYLFIKGNTQRTSNYTVVQWPTVSDPVHPGDSVTLQCSVLSDSGNKRCPGDDSVFWVRAGSNKSYPDIIYTDGRRHNECDKRSDTQKSCVYRFSKNVSSSDDGTYYCAVATCGEILFGDVTKLQIERTASVEFIVLVIATVCLVISMTGNIVFICYRTSTPVCSQLKGIESASSQARHDNSRQSVYDITEDGLDLNYTALHFSGKKPTRGRKKTELRTEESVYSQVKC from the exons ATGATCCTGTTATGGGTTACACTGCTTGTTCTTCATCAAGGAT ATTCACTAGTTCCAGTTACCACAGTTCGACTTGGTGAACCTGCAACCTTCACATGTGCTCTGCCTGATAGGGAGACTGGCCGTCCACAGCTCCACTGGTACAAGCAGAGTGCCGGGGAAACTCTGAAATTAATTGTGACAAAGGGTAAATCTACAAAACCTGCGTATGAACCAGAGTTTCCTGAATCAAGATTGGAAATGAACAATGATAACAATTTTAGCAACCTGACCATCCTGAGGACAATCCAAGAAGATGAGGGAATGTATCACTGTGAATCCACGGATTGGCTTACAAGTCCTGTATGGAGTGGGACATATTTGTTCATAAAAG GAAACACTCAGAGGACATCAAACTACACTGTTGTTCAGTGGCCGACAGTATCTGATCCAGTCCATCCAGGAGACTCTGTGACTCTCCAGTGTTCAGTCCTCTCCGACTCTGGGAACAAGAGGTGTCCAGGAGATGACAGTGTGTTCTGGGTCAGAGCTGGATCGAATAAATCTTATCCAGACATCATCTACACTGATGGAAGAAGACATAATGAATGTGACAAGAGATCTGACACTCAGAAGAGTTGTGTTTATCGCTTCTCTAAGAACGTCAGCTCCTCTGATGACGGGACGTACTACTGTGCTGTGGCCACATGTGGGGAGATATTATTTGGAGATGTAACTAAACTGCAAATCG AGCGAACGGCAAGTGTTGAATTTATTGTGCTGGTGATAGCAACAGTCTGCTTGGTCATTTCTATGACTGGAAACATTGTTTTCATCTGTTACCGAACTTCAACACCAGTATGTTCACAACTTAAAG GAATAGAAAGTGCCTCTTCACAAGCAAGACATGACAACTCAAGACAATCAGTATATGATATT ACTGAAGATGGACTTGATCTGAACTACACTGCATTGCATTTCTCTGGAAAAAAACCTACAAGAGGAAGGAAGAAGACAGAGTTGAGAACTGAAGAAAGTGTGTACTCTCAAGTTAAATGCTGA